One segment of Flammeovirga agarivorans DNA contains the following:
- a CDS encoding SusC/RagA family TonB-linked outer membrane protein: MNKFFLVLISMFMLSAGASYAQERTITGTVTDAVDQAPLPGVNILIKGTSSGAVTDFDGNFTVQVQEGQDVLSFSFIGYKTIDFNIANSDHVDIALEADAEELEEVVVTALGIKREERSLGYAVSEVKSEQLGENSSANLMNSLNGKVAGVQVTPVSGPASSSNVVIRGNAVLSGSNQPLYVVDGVPMSNSTFENADDMDNGGIDTGDGLSSINPDDIESMSVLKGPAATALYGTRAINGVILITTKSGENRKGLGIDFSTGVNFDLVGITPTMQNQYAHGTMGQFPTDPKSTDGTRMWGPKVTPGMTTDKFYDGQTREVKHYNIYDQFYKPGVTFNNSISLTGGNETSNVRFSYSNMNNSGNVENSTFNRHTFNVRGTTKLMNDKLTLDTRVTYTHQEANNRMAMGNSIYNYQNALMGIPNTISMDWMSNYKDANGRPIGYNERNSNPYWTMNEVQNMDKQDRMLGMLSLNYQFNEALNLVVRGGTDVTSFRQNTLDPLYTPLYEQGRAYERTNLQTENNMDFLLQYSKKFGNFDINATAGGSYMHQLHDMTDIGSSNFTSEDLQNPQAGSDRFISLNRYERAIASVYATASIGYKGFLFLDVSGRNDWSSTLPLNNNSYFYPSVSGSWVFSDMDWTMPDWLSFGKVRASWAQVGSDTDPYSLHLQYMVNGNPGGYPNNGWSMGGIDGNVIPNQNLKPSMSNSYEFGLDLRLFNNKVGFDIAYYNQRATDQILGVDVSSGSGFSQALINAGEIQNKGVEVMINYSPIQKDNFRWDMMVTAAYNQNEVVSLTEGVESYLLMPTTGSVSVQAIPGESYGVIMGKTYTRDNSGNIVVDENGLPVVSDEVSEIGNAIQPWMAGWRNTFTYKNVSLSVLIDGKFGGQIYSQTNASMYANGKHEETLVGRDEYYQGGHWNPGNLVTSDGQPYTGSVDPEQYYRRVATIDEQFVSDASFIKLREVSISYRLPAKSLEKTPFRNLSLTAYGNNLGYLWRNTDNIDPEASFTSGNGQGIEYFNMPLPRTFGFKLNANF; this comes from the coding sequence ATGAATAAATTTTTCTTGGTGCTGATCAGCATGTTTATGCTTTCGGCGGGGGCTTCCTATGCCCAAGAAAGAACCATTACAGGTACTGTAACTGATGCTGTCGACCAAGCACCACTACCTGGGGTTAATATCTTAATAAAAGGAACTTCAAGCGGTGCTGTTACCGATTTTGATGGTAATTTCACTGTTCAAGTTCAAGAAGGACAAGATGTCTTATCTTTTTCATTTATAGGTTATAAGACGATTGATTTTAATATCGCAAACTCAGACCATGTCGATATCGCTCTTGAAGCAGATGCTGAAGAACTTGAAGAGGTAGTAGTTACCGCTTTAGGTATTAAAAGAGAGGAAAGATCGCTAGGTTATGCGGTATCTGAAGTGAAATCTGAGCAATTAGGTGAAAATTCATCAGCCAACTTAATGAACTCATTAAATGGTAAAGTTGCTGGTGTTCAAGTTACTCCGGTTTCAGGACCAGCTTCGTCATCTAATGTTGTTATTCGTGGTAACGCAGTACTTTCGGGAAGTAACCAACCATTATATGTTGTTGATGGTGTTCCGATGAGTAACTCGACTTTCGAAAATGCCGACGATATGGACAATGGAGGTATCGATACAGGTGATGGTTTGTCATCTATCAACCCTGATGATATCGAATCGATGTCAGTATTAAAAGGACCTGCAGCAACGGCTCTATATGGTACCAGAGCCATCAACGGTGTGATCTTAATCACAACAAAATCAGGTGAGAATAGAAAAGGATTAGGTATTGATTTCTCTACAGGTGTAAACTTCGATTTAGTAGGGATCACTCCAACAATGCAAAACCAATATGCACACGGTACAATGGGACAATTCCCAACAGATCCAAAATCAACGGATGGTACTAGAATGTGGGGTCCAAAAGTGACACCAGGTATGACAACGGATAAGTTCTATGATGGCCAGACAAGAGAAGTAAAACACTACAATATTTACGATCAATTCTACAAGCCAGGTGTAACTTTTAACAATAGTATCTCATTGACTGGTGGAAACGAAACTTCCAATGTACGTTTCTCTTACTCAAACATGAACAACAGTGGTAACGTTGAAAATTCGACATTTAACAGACACACTTTCAACGTTAGAGGTACTACAAAATTAATGAATGATAAGTTAACTTTAGATACAAGGGTAACTTATACTCACCAAGAGGCAAATAACCGTATGGCAATGGGTAACTCCATTTATAACTACCAAAATGCATTAATGGGTATTCCTAATACTATCAGCATGGATTGGATGAGTAACTACAAAGATGCCAACGGTAGACCGATTGGTTACAATGAGAGAAACTCTAACCCATACTGGACGATGAACGAAGTGCAGAACATGGATAAGCAAGACAGAATGTTAGGTATGTTAAGCTTAAACTATCAGTTTAACGAAGCATTAAACTTAGTTGTTCGTGGTGGTACTGACGTTACTTCATTTAGACAAAATACTTTAGATCCGCTTTATACTCCATTGTATGAGCAAGGTAGAGCTTACGAAAGAACAAACCTACAGACTGAAAACAACATGGATTTCTTATTACAATACAGTAAGAAGTTCGGTAATTTCGACATTAATGCAACTGCTGGTGGTTCATACATGCACCAATTACATGATATGACAGATATTGGTTCATCAAACTTCACTTCTGAAGATTTACAAAACCCGCAAGCTGGTTCTGATAGGTTTATCTCATTAAATAGATATGAAAGAGCGATTGCTTCTGTATATGCTACAGCATCAATTGGTTATAAAGGTTTCTTATTCTTAGATGTATCAGGTCGTAATGACTGGTCTTCAACACTACCTTTAAACAATAACTCATACTTCTATCCATCAGTAAGTGGTTCATGGGTATTCTCAGACATGGACTGGACGATGCCTGATTGGTTATCATTCGGTAAAGTTAGAGCATCATGGGCACAAGTAGGTTCTGATACAGACCCTTATAGCTTACACTTACAATACATGGTGAACGGTAACCCTGGTGGATATCCAAACAATGGATGGTCAATGGGTGGTATTGATGGAAATGTTATTCCTAACCAGAATCTAAAGCCTTCAATGTCTAACTCTTATGAATTCGGTTTAGACTTAAGATTATTCAACAACAAAGTTGGATTTGATATCGCATACTATAACCAAAGAGCAACAGACCAAATTTTAGGTGTTGATGTTTCTAGTGGTTCAGGATTTAGCCAAGCATTAATTAACGCTGGTGAGATTCAAAACAAAGGTGTGGAAGTAATGATTAATTACTCACCAATTCAAAAAGACAACTTCCGTTGGGATATGATGGTAACAGCAGCATACAACCAAAACGAAGTAGTTTCTTTAACAGAAGGTGTTGAGTCTTACTTGTTAATGCCTACTACAGGATCTGTATCAGTACAAGCAATCCCAGGTGAATCATATGGTGTGATTATGGGTAAAACATATACAAGAGATAATTCGGGTAATATCGTAGTAGATGAAAACGGTTTACCAGTAGTATCGGATGAAGTATCAGAAATTGGTAACGCGATTCAACCTTGGATGGCAGGATGGAGAAACACATTCACTTATAAGAATGTATCACTTTCAGTACTAATCGATGGTAAATTCGGTGGTCAGATTTACTCACAAACAAATGCTTCGATGTATGCTAACGGTAAGCATGAGGAAACACTTGTGGGTAGAGACGAGTATTACCAAGGCGGTCACTGGAATCCAGGCAACCTAGTTACTTCAGATGGACAACCTTACACAGGTTCTGTAGATCCGGAACAATATTATAGAAGAGTAGCAACAATCGATGAGCAATTCGTATCTGATGCATCATTCATTAAGCTAAGAGAAGTTTCAATTTCTTACAGACTACCAGCGAAGTCTTTAGAGAAAACACCATTTAGAAACTTATCGCTTACTGCTTATGGTAACAACTTAGGTTACTTATGGAGAAATACGGATAACATCGATCCAGAGGCATCATTTACTTCAGGAAACGGTCAAGGTATTGAATATTTCAATATGCCTTTACCAAGAACATTTGGCTTCAAATTAAATGCTAACTTCTAA
- a CDS encoding dihydrofolate reductase family protein: protein MRKIISFVTMSIDGKIANSKGSTEWLEELQKETHEEYGFTEFYQGIDTTIMGNTTYQKLKNSGKEFPYKGKINYVITKNTETRKDDNVDFIADDVMGTIRSLKNQPSDKDIWLIGGGKVNALLQDNSLIDELRLFIAPIVLGNGVPLFSPFGKTTTFELTFCKNHPSGIVEMHYHVAR from the coding sequence ATGCGAAAAATCATATCTTTTGTTACAATGAGTATTGATGGTAAAATTGCCAATTCTAAAGGTAGTACAGAATGGCTTGAAGAACTTCAGAAAGAAACACATGAAGAGTATGGGTTTACTGAATTCTATCAGGGGATTGATACCACAATTATGGGAAATACTACTTATCAGAAATTAAAGAATAGTGGCAAGGAGTTTCCATATAAAGGAAAAATAAATTATGTCATCACAAAAAATACTGAAACCAGAAAAGATGACAATGTAGATTTCATTGCTGATGATGTAATGGGAACCATAAGGTCTCTAAAAAACCAACCATCGGATAAAGATATTTGGTTGATTGGTGGAGGTAAAGTAAATGCACTATTACAAGATAATAGTTTAATAGATGAACTTCGATTATTTATTGCTCCTATTGTATTAGGCAATGGTGTCCCTCTATTTTCACCTTTTGGTAAGACAACAACTTTTGAACTCACCTTTTGTAAAAACCACCCTTCAGGTATTGTTGAGATGCACTACCACGTTGCCCGTTAA
- a CDS encoding SusD/RagB family nutrient-binding outer membrane lipoprotein — MKKIIKYAALAGALLFSTACTDMFREMNDNDYTSGDMDPKYQFTFIQAKVFSSGHEGFRGNLIMAGPMSGVTANPQYNQGQGFNRNDSYTEATWTLIYNDIAKNIEDIRVRLEAQMEAEGVENKGKLAQVAIVRVINYLRATSIYGDVPYSEAGKGYSEGILYPAYDPQKDIFEAMVVELKAARENISEGALFTEDFYYGGDADSWERLCNSLLMKIGIYMSAGDPARGKEIFAEAFNTNKYIDGLSQSAVLGHNESDGPWGQTVNGSGVANEGRVGGQSYQFISDQALVSMQKLEDPRIFWVASHIDNSGSSTAAFTDVSAYTDFDPFAYDTSEGKEFQKIHFRGSREGDRPDGNRGVYVIDDQVMYTALTITGKDEDGDYVNNMHYKFKDGGQYSQLVAVNPSTILNATSPTMVLASDEVHFMIAEAAERGWINADVVQHFRTGVEQAIKKYPNFYQGQDYVTSFVDLYKSQTNPSYLWDVAVEDYISRVVANFGQEGNRLEDIVYQHWLSQIGNGYNAFALWNRTHLPSIVHANMGGDHKNVTIPTYNEDPLMEEDAAPTGTTDVELHSGGVTNGIRPARFPYPNREFTVNPTNVNSAISNQESGNPSGDFITAKQFMSFK, encoded by the coding sequence ATGAAAAAAATTATAAAATATGCAGCATTAGCTGGTGCATTACTTTTCTCAACTGCTTGTACTGATATGTTCAGAGAAATGAACGATAACGATTATACAAGTGGGGATATGGACCCTAAATACCAGTTCACTTTTATTCAAGCAAAAGTGTTCTCTAGTGGTCACGAAGGGTTTAGAGGAAACCTGATTATGGCTGGACCAATGTCTGGTGTAACTGCTAACCCTCAGTATAATCAAGGACAGGGTTTTAATAGAAATGATTCTTACACAGAAGCTACTTGGACATTGATTTACAATGATATCGCTAAAAACATAGAGGATATCAGAGTTCGTCTAGAAGCTCAAATGGAAGCTGAAGGTGTAGAGAATAAAGGTAAGTTAGCTCAAGTAGCGATTGTAAGAGTAATCAACTACTTAAGAGCAACATCAATATATGGTGATGTTCCTTATTCTGAGGCAGGTAAAGGATATTCTGAAGGGATTTTATACCCAGCGTATGACCCACAAAAAGATATCTTTGAAGCCATGGTTGTTGAATTAAAAGCAGCAAGAGAAAACATTAGTGAAGGAGCGTTATTTACTGAAGATTTCTATTATGGTGGTGATGCTGACTCTTGGGAGCGTTTATGTAACTCATTACTAATGAAGATTGGTATTTACATGTCTGCAGGTGACCCTGCAAGAGGTAAGGAGATCTTTGCAGAAGCTTTTAATACCAACAAATATATCGATGGTTTATCACAATCAGCAGTGTTAGGGCACAACGAAAGTGATGGTCCTTGGGGACAAACAGTGAACGGTTCTGGAGTTGCCAATGAAGGTAGAGTAGGTGGACAATCTTATCAGTTTATCTCAGACCAAGCGTTAGTATCAATGCAGAAGTTAGAAGACCCTCGTATTTTCTGGGTAGCTTCTCATATCGATAACTCTGGTTCATCAACAGCAGCGTTTACAGACGTTAGTGCTTATACAGATTTTGATCCATTTGCTTATGATACTTCAGAAGGAAAAGAGTTCCAAAAGATTCACTTCAGAGGTAGTAGAGAGGGAGATAGACCTGACGGTAACAGAGGTGTTTATGTAATTGATGACCAAGTGATGTATACTGCCTTAACTATTACAGGTAAGGATGAAGATGGTGATTATGTAAATAATATGCATTACAAATTTAAAGATGGCGGTCAGTACTCTCAATTAGTTGCTGTAAACCCTTCTACTATCTTAAATGCAACATCACCAACAATGGTATTAGCTTCTGATGAAGTACACTTTATGATTGCAGAAGCAGCAGAAAGAGGTTGGATTAATGCAGATGTTGTACAACACTTTAGAACAGGTGTAGAGCAAGCCATTAAGAAGTATCCAAACTTCTACCAAGGTCAAGATTATGTAACATCATTTGTTGATCTATATAAATCACAGACGAACCCTTCTTATTTATGGGATGTGGCAGTAGAAGATTATATCAGTAGAGTAGTAGCTAACTTCGGTCAGGAAGGTAACCGTTTAGAGGATATTGTTTATCAACACTGGTTATCTCAAATTGGAAATGGATATAATGCCTTCGCATTGTGGAATAGAACTCACCTGCCTAGCATAGTACATGCAAATATGGGTGGAGATCATAAAAATGTGACTATTCCTACTTATAACGAAGATCCACTAATGGAAGAAGATGCGGCTCCAACAGGAACTACTGACGTAGAATTACACTCTGGAGGTGTAACAAACGGTATTCGCCCTGCAAGATTCCCTTATCCAAATAGAGAGTTTACTGTAAACCCTACAAACGTAAATAGTGCAATCAGTAATCAAGAAAGTGGTAATCCTTCAGGTGATTTTATTACGGCAAAACAATTTATGAGTTTTAAATAG